Within Oreochromis niloticus isolate F11D_XX unplaced genomic scaffold, O_niloticus_UMD_NMBU tig00007839_pilon, whole genome shotgun sequence, the genomic segment GGCGTACATCAGTTTTGACTCTGATGTCATCTTTTTACCTCAAAACAGTCCAGGTAAGCCATGACATCGAGCTGGTGGTGGTAACAAACCATTTTTATTCTCATTTCTGTTCATCTTTACAAAAACTTTGTTCTCTAAACTTTGTATAATAGCCTCTCCGGCCTCCAATTACCTCTTAGCCTTATTATAGGCTCTcttcttatctctctttatGGACTGATAGCTCTCAAGCCTTTCTTTCCTTGCTGACTTCATTACTATATTCCAGTCATTTTCTTGCCCACCTTGTGTGAGCCAATCAGCTCCCATTCCATATACTTTAAATCTCATTGCTCTTCTGTCATCCTGCCTGTCAGACTCTCATTTGTGTAACCTTTGTCTCACCGCTTTCCCTCGGAGCTCCATccaagcctccatcttcatctctgGGGAGTCCCATCCTAACTCCTATCACTGCTGCGAtcctgttgtgatttgatgggTCATTGGCATTTAATCATCAAACTGCGTATCTGTGTATCTTTGCCTCAATAAATGTTTGCTGatgctttggtttattttgttcaGCTTAAGTACAAATTTCAAATTTCTAGTTTAGTTATTTCATTTCAGATTCTGGTGTTTACTTGTGATGGGCACCATGTTCAAACAATGTCAACCTTTGGTTATAATGGACGATACATATTTTCCACTGGTGGCtacatcattttaaacaaacCAGCCAAACTGCACAGTCCTTTAAATCTATGCAACAAGGTTTCTAGAGACCATCTAAAGCAgagttgggcaattaatttaaCATGACAAACTGGATCGCATCACTAAGCTGAACTCACTTCTGTTCAATATTAATTTGATCTTTTTTCAAAGTGTTGGTGAGAGTAGAGGCCACAGTTAGGCAATTAAAGATAAAACAGACAGTGTTAAGCAATATTCACCAAAATAACTGTGAACAACATTTGCCTATTGTTATTACATTTCAAAGACTTAACTTTTTACACAGTGTTGTGGCCATTTTATATAGAGCCTTATCAACCCTAACTGAGCCAGCAAGGGTTCAGCTGATGTTTTCCACCCATTTGACTAGAGCTCAAAGCCTTTCCACTACCAGGCCAGCTCACCTGAGTGTCATCAACCCTATGAGCTGCAGTATAAATGGACCAGCTCTGCTATATTATCTGCCTCTCAAGAGTGGTAACCAGACTcagttgtacatgtacaataacAGTAATGGGCTATTCTATTGTATTCTAAAGATTGAAAGATTGCCACCCTtaggaggaagctcatttccaccactTGTATCCACGATCTCGTTCTTTTGGTCACAACCTACAGcccgtgaccataggtgagggtagggatgtaGCTCAACCAATATATTGATACGATCTGGTGCAGAGTCTGCATCACTGCACCAATCCAttgtcgatctcccgctcccttctcccgtcactcgtGAACACACCATGATATACAAAAACACTTCTCCaattggggcaggaactcgtccctgacctggagtgggcactccaccttTTCCAGTTGCAGACCGTGGCCTCAGATTAGGAGGTGCCGATTCTCATTCCCAGTGCTTTGCCCTCGGCTGCActccagtgtgagctggaggccgtcacctgatgaagccaataGAACACATCATCtttgaaaagcagagatgaaatCTGAGACCACCCAGTGGAAGCTTTCCTGGCCTAGAGTGTTCTGGTGCCCCGTGCACTTACGGACACCCTTATGTTACAACATAgtgtttgcacagaagtccagtaACAGAACACCGCTCGGGTTCAGGTCTGGGAGGCCGTTCCTCTCATTCACGCCCCTCCAGTCTCACTCATGTTTCCCACATGAGCGTTGAAGTCTCTAAGTAGGACGACAGAGTCCTCAAGTGGAGCACCCTCAAGAACCCTGTCCAGGGATTCCAGGAAGGCCAGCTACTCAGGCACAAACAACAGTCAGGAGCTGTTTCTCAAGGCGCAGGAAACACACCCACTCAAAACCCCAACGTACAGGGAGATACTcagatacccaccccagcccaccGCCTTTCATTACTGCAATAAGATCATATGGTGTAGGCATTTGATTACTAAAGGAGGTGTTGAGACATCAGGTCATATACCAACATGAATTCTTCCTTTTTGTTACTATATTTTATCTTTTCAAGTGTGTAAagtataaaacaaagtttttaatgaaattGTGACCATGTGCATCTTGTTTCTCTACCTGATTAGTTCTTTTATaatgtgagaaaaacaaaatacagtacACAGGCAACAGATTTATTCAATAAAACAGACGGAACGTGATCCAGCACTAAATGCTATGTAATGCAATATGTAACTGCTTTTTCCACAAACATTTGCTTCAGTTGCATGCTGTGTGAAAAGCTCTGCTGGTTTTAAATGTGATCactggacagagagagaggtggTGTTTATGGTGTCCAAGATAACAGGATCTATAGCTTCTCGTGCCAGTGAAGGCTGCTCAGTCTGAGCAATTCAGGTGAACCTTGGAAATGACCAGAAATCTTCATTTTTCTGATCTTTGGTGTCAGCAGACCCGGGCAGATGTGGTTAGAGATTCATCTCCCAAACTGACTCTCTAGTCAGAGTTTCCAGAACATACGGCTCTGTCTCTACACATCCAGCTGAGCGCATGCTGTGTATGTCTAATTTTAAGGTTTACTTTTTTAACACTCAGATTACTTTAATAAATGCTTTGTATGTCAGAGGGAAAAATGGATTTCAATGAAGCTTAAAAGAAGAGATATAAGTGATATGTCTgcaaatctgcatattcactgtgaaccactgtttgttcattttatctcgtgttttgttttgttgttcttcattttgtcatttttccattatgtgttttatcctattgtaaagtgtccttgggtgtcttgaaaagcgctttataaataaaatgtattattattattattattatcatcattattattatgtgaGGGTTTTTCTATCCTAGTAGTTTCAGCATCTGAACAGACTAGAACCAGTCAAGGGCTGACTTACAAAACTGCTGTTCTTACGTTTTCCCTAATGCCCTGTTAAAAGGTGTAACGCTCCATACTTACTCACATTATGTAAAGTCAGttgaaaaaaaattcttcagGGGATACATGGAACCTCCCAGGAAGCAGACCTGACCTGCCTCTGTCGGGCTTCCTGTTTGGTGATTTTACGACACTTACTTCACTTTCACTGAAGGCATGGCTGTTATAATAAAACAAGCGGATGCgctgctgaaaaaaaacaaacagccttcACTGCCAGCATTGTTCTCTGcaacagaaaagcaaaacaggaaactcagagcCATTTCCTTTCGAGCCACCTTTGGACTTCATGTTTGATCATTTTCTTCATCACATTTGATTTCAAAAAATCTAGCTGGGACaatgtttattcatttattcttcTGGTTTCCTACTCACTTACTTTTCTGTGCACCCACCAAGTGTCCAGCTTTGGTAAGTGAAATGTTTTCCAGCTATAAAAAGATAAACAGACTGTTTATAGCATAAAAATGTATTGCTTCGTTTGTTATTTTCATATCATACAGCTGCTAAATGTTGATGAACACTGATGAACTCAGAGGCATTTTTACAAGTAATTTAATGGAGAaggattaaatatttatttgaaggCAACATGAGAAACTGGATCTGTTGTGGAGGGCAGCACCAATAATCTGAATTCAGTTATGCTCAGGATTAATTTACTCTATGTATAAAGTGCTGCTGGTAAGAGCAGATGTTACAGTTAGAAAATCAAAAGGTGAAATAGATAGCattagtagtagtaataataatagtaattattaatagtaataatagtaattttatcattttttagcCAATATTACCCAATACAGCTAACAAGAAAATGAGCACATTTTTGTCAAATTTCAAAGACTTTTCATTTTTACAAAGTGCTGTTGCtattgtgtttgcagtttaatttatctgcagtttttcacctgttttcttGTTCCGTCTGTTTTGGGCTTGAACAACTGCATTAAAGTCAGACTGAACACTGTCAAACGCTGGAAATTCTGTATCTGGATTTGTTAAACTTCATACTGAGAGTGTTTGTTCACATATGAAGGTAGAtccaaaaagaacaaagaataaaaatccAGCAGCGATGGAGAGGGAAAGAACTAAATGGTAGCGACGCACCCCAGGAAATATTACATTAACCAATACAAAGGTTTTACCGGTTGCCAAGGCACACAGGCTTGTTATTGACAGGCtaatcaaaaaaattaaaaaatttaaataattttattaaacaaaatatggagctgaaacaagaaaacagtGAATTAAGTGGCAGGACctaaaacaattaaaagatCACCCTTTATTACCAAACATGGCTTATAAGATTCAAAGATTCACTGCCACTATATTGCCTTAGTGAAAACAGCAGCTCAACAAACTACTTAACAGACCTCATGGTgggatccaactcaccaccctTTAACAGCCAAACAATCGCCAGGGGAAAATGAACCCGATCAGCATCGCTGTGGCGGGGCTGTGATCGTTGCTACCGTCTATCCATCCATCATGACGGGAATGAGAACCAAATGTCAGGAGCCTTTGAATAGGCTACAGCTGCTCCTTATAACCAATAACCTAGTCGAGGGGTTCATGCAGCTTATACAGCTTGAACAAACTTCTACAAACTCTAACCCAAtatattatttgtttatttaattaaataaataaataaatgaatacaaattaAAATTGCAATGCATTTTTTATCTCAAATATAAGATTGTTTATCTTTTTTAGTAATGCCACACTTTGGGACTTGATGCTTTTATTATTAGTCTTAGATATTTAATTATTTCCTGATATCTCATTTTATCAAATTAATCAACAAAGTTTCAGTAGAACAGCTTAAGTGCTTCTTGGAATTGGTTCTCCAAAATCGCTGGACCTCTTCTGGAGCGATGGAAAAAATTCTTCCTAAAGATGTTTCTTCATTTGGTGTTTTGCTGATGGCCCAAAAATCAGACAATAAGGTTTCTGCAGACAGGTTCATGTTTTCCTTACATTCATTTCCCTCTTCAGGcaacttttcttttcaaagttttcttctggtttgcttttttgttaaaaaaaaaacaaaaaactgaacctTGAATCTTCCCGGACTTTCAGTTTCCAGTTTCACCATTCTGATCAATTAATTTCTCCTCTTGTTTATCAACTTTATCCAAGTTGATCTACCCAGTAACAACATTTGATGTGTTTCTTACAGATCCTAGCTGCACAGAGTTTCCTGTGTTCACTCCATCTGCACTGGTAGTGAAGTACGGTGACCCAGCCAATGTTACATGTGTTGTATGTCAGAAGGACTGCAGGGGAGATTCTTTTGGTTTGGAGACACCTGTAGGAGAAGTTAGACAAAATGGAACCACGATGATCTGGACGGttgacagactgactgaatgGGACACATATCTCATCTGTTATTATAACACTGATGATGGTGATCAGTGTACTAGCACTGTGGATATAACCATCTACCGTAAGTATACTTACCTTAGAATGTGAGACGTTCTAGTGAACTTTACATCATTTGTAATCTAAATTTGACCTCTTTGTGTAAATACACAGTTAGATGGATTCATGCTCTCAGCAGTTACTGACTAACATCTACCtgtgttactctttctttcCCTGTCTCCTCAGAGCCTCCAGAAAGTGTCTCCATCAGCTTTGTAAACCACACTGGGATGATGTTTGAGAATCAGCAGTACACCCTGCAGTGTAGCGTACAGAACGTAGCTCCTGTTCAAAACCTCACTGTGACCttctacagaggaaacacagcactggGTCACCTACAGTCCAACAGTGAACATAAGAAACCAGTGAATGAGACCTTTACTCTGAACATCACTCCCAGTAGAGAACATGATGGAGCCCAGTACTGGTGTGAAACCAAGCTGGAGCTGGGACCACCTACATCACAGCGCCCTCCAGTGGTGACATCAGAAAAACTCCCTGCTATAGTTCACTGTgagtctgagagaaataaagacgTTCTTTGATCTGTTTCTCAGAGTTTGACATTTTGAGCATGATTCATGTCACTGGTTTGGTTTTGTGTCCTCGTGAGCGCTTTGAGGAAGAatcaaaacagtaaagaaatagTGTTTTGATTCTTCCTCATAGCTCTCATCACTGTTAATGAACAGGCTCTAAATAGCATCATCAACAAACTGCTGACTGACACAAGCTGATGAACATAGTGGAGGATTTAGCTTTTTGCCAGTAAAATGTTTCCCTCAGAAGTTTGTGGAAAGCCAGAATAGACGTAAACTTTGTTtgtgaacattaaaaaataataatagtaattgtGTTTAAATCCTAAATGATAAAGGCTCGGCTTTACtatttgtttaaatgtggaATCAATACAGAGTATTAAGATAATTAACCTGTAAAGTAAGTAGAGCAGTTAAACATCATGAAGTGGACAAACTGACAACAGAGTATAGCAgcacaaagtgaaaataaagtaCAGTGGGCTGAACTGTCGACAGTACTTTCTGTTGTATATTACaccagaaatgtgttttaatttataaattatTTTGATTATGCTGAAATTttgctttgtatttttaatcTCTATCAATAATCACACAGATGGGCCTGAGCTAAAGAGCCACCAAATCCAGATGTGATCACAATCACAGAAGGAGACACTCTACACCTGAACTGCTCCTCTGTGGGAAACCCCAGCCCCTCATACACCTGGACACTTCCAACAAATAGTCCTTCCTACAGTGGCAGCGTTCTCACTATTAAATCTGTCGGCTTTGAGCATGAAGGACAGTATATCtgcactgtgagcaacacagtAGGGACTGTCACCAAGGAGTTTAACATTGATGTACAAGGTGAGTGTTGTCAGATACTTCCTGGAAAACGAGTCACTGAAGATCAATCACAATATTACTTCACAAATTAAGTTCATTGTgagtgttttggtgtttttaattTGCCTGGTATAAATGATTCTCTTTTACTTTCTTTACCCAACCCCCGACCCCACCTCAACCCAATTCTACAGTCAACTCCATCCCATATATAATAGCTGGGACAATACTGGGAGCTCTGGTCCTTGTCGGACTGTCAGTGGGATGCTACTGCAAACGCAACTGAATGGGAAACtacaaaatcaataaaaatatcGTTAGTAACAGCTGAAGAAATGACTGAAtggttaaaatatgtttttgattctgattctgatgagcAGCTTGTAACTTTCTAGCTTCTAAGTAAACTTGTTGTTTGGAAAAAGCACATTTCCAAGGGAAGGTCTCCCCATTTTTCCATCTCTTTGTTTAAATGTTACAGGTGTCGtggaattttgtaaataaaggcTGCAAAACGGAAAAAAGCTGTGGTCAAGCAATTTATTACTGCGCCcaggagagccaacacacacatcaaacattacAGGTCACAGTCATGCCAGCTCTGCTCTTGGGACGTCTCAGCTCCTCTTTTATACCCCCACACACAACTCTGTGTATCTTTTAGTTACAACAGGTTTCTGTCCCACGGGCTGTGGCTGGACAGAGAACAACTCCCACTATCTTTTCCCAGAAAGCTCCTGGACTTGCGCTGAGTTTCATTCTTCTGAGCAAAACAGTGAAACATCGTTACACCTAGCTAAGCAGTTTTGACGAGGTCTTACTGACACATGCACACTTTATCTAAGCATACAAAGGTTATACCAAATCCTACAGTGAGATTCTAAACACATAAAGAAAATGTGAGGATAAACAAGAATTTTTCCATAACACAGGCATTCATGTTCTATTAGCAGTTGATGGGCAGTGGTGTTCAAACTGGGCCCACGGGGTCTTGAGGGTCTCTGCTAGATAAATGTCCCCTCTGTTCTTCACTTGTTGGCTGATTCTGTCTTTAATCATTCTCTGCTTGATAATGCAGGCTATTTTCACTCagacataaaatatttaatacatCTCATAATCTCATACATGACACTTCACAATGTCTGCACATTTTTCTCTGGATTATTCGATAATGCCATCTTTCCTCTTGAGTTGAATTAGATAAGGGTTCTTCTAGGAATAAAATGTGTCCTCACTGTTCAGTATCTTGAATTTTATGTCCTTTTCTATTCAAGATGCAACATAAAAGTTGCTTTTAGTCATTATAGCTCacaaagtttgctttgtttgtttgtaatgcTGATAAGCAGCAGACTATTCTTCATGTATCCGATTCAATTCCATCATACTCCTGTATCCATGTGTATCCACCCTCAAGCCTTGTCCtctgttctgttttgcttctgGACACTTGCTTCAGTTCCCTCGTCTCACCGTCATTCAGTTCAGTTGGTGTTATGCATATATTCTGTGTCTCTGGAAATATTGCTGTTAATCATTCATGTGTTTTATATTCTATACAGTCAGACTTCATTGAAACGGTAAGATTGATCTCATTCACTTTTTGGGGATCTTGTTCAAACTCCTGTCACTGCTAGGATCTCCTTCCTCTATGATGGGTCATCAGATACTTTTTCTTACTGTGGACCCATTGTCATTTTTTATAGTAGATAGTAAATAAAGAGAACTTCTCTGTCATTTAGTTGTTTATCTTTTACTTAGTTACTTTGCTAAAGCATGAACAGCCATAAGAGAAGGACATGTGTAACACACCCAAAAAGATTCTAGGTCTGACCAACCGTTTCAGCCGTGGGCAAAAAGATGACAGCCAATAAAATTCTAAAAGATAATTTATTGACACAATACTcaaaagataaaagataaaacagtCCAGTGTCCCATTGGCGAATcaagtaaaaacacacagtccCAAGGCCAGAGCCAGCTACGCCACAATGCCAGTTGCACTCCACGTGTTGACTTCAACAGGGTTAGCAGTTGTCCTCTGAGACCCGCCACCCTGCAAGTAGATAGCCAGTGGTCACTCCAGCCTCTGCAACTCCGCTGCCCTTAGACTGTGGCATATAATAGgccctggcctgcacagagagacaaaatgacacaGCAGTGTTTGTAGTGCGGGCTATAAGTAGACCAGTGTATCAGTGCAATCAATAACACCTGCCTCTAATTAGCCCAACCCCATTACAGCCATTGGCTCAccaaaaatgtgacacacacacacaaccactccCAACCCAGAGAAACTTTACACAATAATATGGAGCTGAAGTAATACAGGCACATTAGTCTACCATGTTACACATGCTCTAACATTTAAgaaacagttaaaagtccaaaatgtttCTCTCCTGGCATTCAACAGCTGTCAAACCTTTTTGTAAACCTCAAAgtctttttcatctttattcatatTTCTGCTCTTATTCACAAACACTTTGTTATTTGACCTTTTAAGACAGTTCATTACCTCCGGCAGAGACTCCTCAGGTGTTTTTAGGATCGTCATCGGCATAGCATGCTATTTTATGTTCCACATCATTTATTGTAATACctgtgatttttctgttttgccttatatattgGGCTAGTGGCTCCAGAAATATAGCAAAGAGAAGAGGAGACCAGGCACAGCCTTGTCTCACTCCCCTCTCCAATGTTAGGGGTTGAGTTAGGTGACCAATAATCCTAAGCCTTGCAGTCGGGTTATCATATAATgcctttacattatttattacCGGCTCATTAAAACCAAATTTATGCAGGACTCTATATAGGTATTGCCAACAAACAGAGTCAAATGCCTTTTCAGCATCAAGACTGAGGATCACAGCCTGCTCTGTATGTTGTTGTATATAGTTCATTATGTGGAAAGTGCGTCTTGTGTTATCCTGGGTTTGACGTTTATGTATAAAGCCAGCTTGATCATTATGTATGAGGTTAGGGAGAATTCTCTCCATTCGTTTTGCCATTATGGATGTATAGATACGGTAATCTACATTAAGTATGAAAACCGGCCTGTACGACCCACATTCTTTCTTATCCTTGGCCTCCTTCGGTATGAGAGATATAATTGGTTCTTTCCAGGTGGGTGGGATTTGTGCCTTTTCAAGTGCCCAATTGCATGTTTTTCTCAATATACGAATAAGATCCTCTTTGAATGCTTTATAAAATTCAGAAGTGAACCCATCACTTCCTGGCAATTTATTAGCTTTCAGGTTTGTTATGGCATTTTCTAATTCCTTTACTGTTATTTCAGAGGCTAGTTGTTTATTCTGGTCTTCACTCATGACAGGTAAATTGAGCCTTTCAAGAAATGTGTCCATTTGATCAATTCCGACatccataattttaaaaaagagttgtTTATAAAAAGTTTCAAAGACAGACCGGATCTTGTCCTGCTTACTTTCTATTGTGTTTTTCTGGGGATCTCTTATTTTGTATATTGTATTGTCTGCTTGATGTTTCTTAAGTTTCCATGCCAACAGTTTTGTGAATTTAGGGCCATTTTCATAATATCTTTGTCTAAAAAATAGcatctttttttcagtttcctgAGTGTACATTAAGTTAATttcatttcttagttttttaatttgttctaGTGTAGTCGGGTTTTGGTTTTGTGCATGGCTGCTTTCTAGCTGGCTCAGCTGTTTTTGGGAGTCCTGTAGTTTTTCCTGGTAGA encodes:
- the LOC112845548 gene encoding vascular cell adhesion protein 1-like, with translation MIWTVDRLTEWDTYLICYYNTDDGDQCTSTVDITIYQPPESVSISFVNHTGMMFENQQYTLQCSVQNVAPVQNLTVTFYRGNTALGHLQSNSEHKKPVNETFTLNITPSREHDGAQYWCETKLELGPPTSQRPPVVTSEKLPAIVHYGPELKEPPNPDVITITEGDTLHLNCSSVGNPSPSYTWTLPTNSPSYSGSVLTIKSVGFEHEGQYICTVSNTVGTVTKEFNIDVQVLQSTPSHI